A single genomic interval of Ammospiza caudacuta isolate bAmmCau1 chromosome 19, bAmmCau1.pri, whole genome shotgun sequence harbors:
- the LOC131566211 gene encoding urotensin-2 receptor-like has protein sequence MEPNGTAAAGDNGTAAAAGGGGAPGSGPLLIPSAFGTVLSVMYVAGVAGNVYTLVVMCHSARCAAPMYSSIVSLALADLLYLSTIPFIVCTYLAQDWYFGDLGCRILLSLDLLTMHASIFTLTLMCTERYLAVTRPLDTLKRSRGYRKVTAGAVWSVSLLLTLPMMLMVTLTEGGKAEGKVKRMCAPTWSVDAYRTYLTVLFSTSIMAPGIIIGFLYTRLARTYLESQRNPPHKEKSKRSPRQKVLIMIFSIVLVFWACFLPFWIWQLVRLYSSSLHLTTQTQKCINYLVTCLTYSNSCINPFLYTLLTKNYREYLRNRHRNFYRFTSSFRKRGSNLQCSWGRSMSSSNQYDYSSEALGMATLKDK, from the coding sequence atGGAGCCCAACGggacggcggcggcgggggaCAACgggacggcggcggcggcgggcggcgggggagCCCCCGGGAGCGGCCCCCTGCTCATCCCCTCGGCCTTCGGGACGGTGCTGTCGGTGATGTACGTGGCCGGGGTGGCCGGCAATGTCTACACGCTGGTGGTGATGTGCCATTCGGCGCGCTGCGCCGCCCCCATGTACAGCTCCATCGTCAGCCTGGCCCTGGCCGACCTGCTCTACCTCTCCACCATCCCCTTCATCGTCTGCACCTACCTGGCCCAGGACTGGTACTTCGGGGACCTGGGCTGCCGcatcctgctcagcctggaccTGCTCACCATGCACGCCAGCATCTTCACCCTGACCCTCATGTGCACCGAGCGCTACCTGGCCGTCACCCGGCCCCTGGATACCCTGAAGCGGTCGCGGGGCTACCGGAAGGTCACGGCGGGGGCCGTGTGGTCGGTGTCGCTGCTGCTCACGCTGCCCATGATGCTGATGGTCACGCTGACCGAGGGGGGCAAGGCAGAGGGCAAGGTGAAGAGGATGTGTGCGCCCACCTGGAGCGTGGACGCCTACAGGACCTACCTGACCGTGCTCTTCAGCACCAGCATCATGGCCCCGGGCATCATCATCGGCTTCCTCTACACGCGCCTGGCCAGGACCTACCTGGAGTCCCAGAGGAACCCCCCCCACAAGGAGAAGAGCAAGAGGTCCCCCCGGCAGAAGGTCCTCATCATGATTTTCAGCATCGTGCTGGTCTTCTGGGCCTGCTTCCTGCCCTTTTGGATCTGGCAGCTGGTGCGCCTctacagcagctccctgcatcTCACCACCCAAACCCAGAAGTGCATTAACTACCTGGTGACCTGCCTGACCTACAGCAACAGCTGCATCAACCCTTTCCTCTACACCCTGCTCACCAAAAACTACCGGGAGTACCTGCGCAACCGGCACCGCAACTTCTACAGGTTCACGTCGTCCTTCCGCAAGAGGGGCTCCAACCTGCAGTGCTCCTGGGGCCGCTCCATGTCCTCCAGCAACCAGTACGACTACAGCTCCGAGGCGCTGGGCATGGCCACGCTCAAGGAcaagtga